In a genomic window of Candidatus Hadarchaeales archaeon:
- a CDS encoding RAD55 family ATPase, with product MKRIPTGILSLDESLGGGIPAGSLVLLLGEIGSGPHEFALTSSVVMAAIKSGLFETAGGQVLPEGVWWLSFSRGEGDLREEISSSFGEELYREFEKWARFKDFSEQYFSPLRAWDELLDSLHHFLREEGRNSLVILSELTDFLPFLREEEWRKFLLFLRKLQRESKEWGNCLIYAPLETKLGGENLQELEECADVVFCFEWVRLGPYKRKRAMYARRLRRLPSSLWGEAVFEISFVPPLGLQVTKQELIRGI from the coding sequence TTGAAGAGAATACCCACGGGAATCCTTTCATTGGACGAGTCTCTGGGAGGAGGGATTCCGGCGGGTTCTTTGGTCCTCCTTCTTGGGGAGATAGGCTCCGGTCCCCATGAGTTCGCCCTCACTTCCTCCGTGGTGATGGCGGCCATCAAATCGGGTCTCTTCGAAACGGCGGGAGGGCAGGTTTTGCCAGAAGGGGTGTGGTGGCTTTCCTTTTCCCGCGGTGAGGGGGATTTGAGGGAGGAGATTTCCTCGAGTTTCGGTGAGGAGCTTTACAGGGAGTTCGAGAAGTGGGCTAGGTTCAAGGATTTCTCGGAGCAGTATTTCTCCCCCCTCCGAGCTTGGGATGAGCTCTTGGATTCCCTCCACCACTTCTTGAGGGAGGAGGGAAGGAACAGCTTGGTCATCCTTTCCGAACTCACAGATTTCTTGCCTTTCCTCCGCGAGGAGGAGTGGAGGAAGTTCCTCCTCTTCCTGCGCAAACTTCAAAGGGAGAGCAAAGAGTGGGGAAATTGTCTGATCTACGCTCCCCTCGAGACCAAGTTGGGTGGGGAGAACCTGCAGGAGCTCGAGGAATGTGCCGATGTGGTATTCTGCTTCGAGTGGGTTAGGCTAGGACCCTACAAGAGGAAGAGGGCCATGTACGCTAGGAGGCTCAGGAGGCTACCCTCCTCCCTATGGGGGGAGGCCGTTTTCGAAATTTCCTTCGTTCCACCCTTGGGCCTTCAGGTCACGAAACAGGAGCTGATAAGGGGAATTTAA
- the minD gene encoding cell division ATPase MinD has protein sequence MAKVVAIASGKGGVGKTTTTLNLGVSLGQLGKRVLVIDGDLAMGNAAALMGLPQLPATLHDVLSGEKRVTEAIYKVNGISFLPSGPTLEGFLKSSPRKLEAVVKELSPKYDFILLDTPPGVSRYSLAPLAAADEVLFILTPDPLALESTFKTLLVAEALEVRRRGVVLNRMPKSSFLGFFRKPKVLEVGEIEKRMGLKVLVSIPEDRAVAECAMMRRMLVLRKPKSPAAKAIKKLATMLVGES, from the coding sequence ATGGCCAAGGTTGTGGCTATAGCCTCGGGAAAAGGTGGGGTGGGAAAGACTACCACCACCCTCAACTTGGGAGTGAGTTTGGGTCAGCTCGGAAAAAGGGTATTGGTGATAGATGGGGACCTAGCCATGGGGAATGCCGCCGCCCTCATGGGTCTCCCCCAGCTTCCCGCCACCCTCCACGATGTTCTCTCGGGTGAGAAAAGAGTGACGGAGGCCATCTACAAAGTCAACGGTATCAGCTTCCTTCCCTCCGGTCCCACCCTCGAAGGCTTTCTCAAATCTTCCCCTAGGAAACTGGAGGCCGTGGTGAAGGAACTTTCCCCCAAATACGACTTCATCCTCTTGGATACCCCTCCTGGGGTGAGCAGGTACAGTTTGGCCCCCTTGGCGGCGGCGGATGAAGTACTCTTCATCCTCACCCCCGACCCCTTGGCCTTGGAGTCCACCTTCAAGACCCTGCTGGTGGCGGAGGCCCTGGAGGTCAGGCGTAGGGGAGTGGTGCTGAACCGTATGCCCAAGTCTTCCTTCCTAGGCTTTTTCAGGAAGCCAAAGGTGCTCGAGGTGGGGGAGATAGAGAAGAGGATGGGTCTGAAGGTCTTAGTTTCCATTCCAGAGGATCGGGCCGTGGCGGAGTGCGCTATGATGAGGAGGATGCTCGTGCTTAGGAAGCCCAAATCACCAGCCGCTAAGGCCATCAAGAAACTGGCGACAATGCTCGTGGGAGAATCTTGA
- a CDS encoding type II secretion system F family protein, translating to MPPLSKLAFRLFHRWVKREEQEALKRDLKRARMGVSVEVYVSISLLYSLLVSLSLILFFSILGLLGRFSPLGVTVGILLSLGFWMALYRLFLLIPGFIAKNRAYKINLALPQTIGFMYALSRGGAGVVEIFRELSRYEDAGELRNEAKLFMRDVEQLGQDPLTALRNLAQSTPSERFRELLDVLASVIESGGDLPSYFSSKWMEYQRNAEADHSKLISSLELYSELYVNLVILFPLVMLILFSLLGPLGGYSDLWLYLIAYAVVPAVASFFLVMVSLALPGRLPMSRHWGRLREEYTGVPLVEEKAEIKRISLPRRLLKWVWQLVRKPVEAVSRQPATSFFFSIPLTSLVLFFLRRNLGIELSSCFILGFLAVLGFYSLVYEVKRAKIGYLEGSLLDFLRALASGIKSGLTLSASLKVTSSADLGPFTRETKKMKRDLSWGISAKEALERFEKRVADSGDIVYVTRVIEKSSETDEDISGVLDILMLDVANKQELRKKREAALGSYKIIVLMMFGLFLFSTFMVVSSVMSVNREVGETAFSYAANVSTIRNLFMHAAMIEGFFAGLLVGQTSSGDLRAGLKYSVVLMLVAFSLFSLFLKV from the coding sequence ATGCCCCCTCTGAGTAAGCTAGCCTTCAGACTCTTCCACAGGTGGGTGAAGAGGGAGGAACAGGAAGCCCTGAAGAGGGATTTGAAGAGGGCAAGGATGGGGGTTTCGGTGGAAGTTTACGTCAGTATCTCCCTCCTCTACAGTTTGCTGGTTTCCCTCTCTCTCATCCTCTTTTTCTCTATCCTTGGGTTGCTGGGAAGGTTCTCCCCTCTGGGCGTGACAGTGGGTATTCTGCTAAGCTTGGGCTTTTGGATGGCCCTCTACCGTCTTTTCCTCCTCATCCCAGGTTTCATCGCCAAGAATAGGGCCTACAAGATAAACCTCGCCCTGCCACAGACCATAGGCTTCATGTATGCCCTCAGCAGGGGTGGGGCAGGAGTGGTGGAGATCTTCAGGGAACTCAGCAGGTATGAGGATGCCGGGGAGCTCAGGAATGAGGCCAAGCTCTTCATGAGGGACGTGGAGCAGCTTGGACAGGATCCTCTAACCGCCCTGAGGAACCTTGCCCAGAGCACCCCTTCGGAGAGGTTCAGGGAGCTCCTCGACGTTTTGGCTTCCGTCATAGAGAGCGGGGGTGATCTTCCCTCTTACTTCTCGAGCAAGTGGATGGAATACCAGCGCAACGCCGAGGCCGACCATTCGAAGCTCATTTCCAGCTTGGAGCTTTACAGCGAGCTCTACGTCAACCTCGTCATCCTCTTCCCTCTCGTGATGCTCATCCTCTTCTCCCTTCTCGGCCCACTTGGAGGATACTCTGACCTCTGGCTCTACCTCATAGCCTATGCCGTGGTTCCAGCCGTGGCTTCTTTCTTCCTGGTGATGGTGAGCCTTGCCTTACCGGGAAGGCTTCCCATGAGTAGGCACTGGGGAAGATTGAGGGAGGAGTACACGGGAGTGCCCCTCGTGGAGGAGAAGGCGGAGATAAAGAGGATTTCCCTCCCCCGCAGACTGTTGAAGTGGGTCTGGCAACTGGTGAGGAAGCCCGTGGAGGCGGTCTCACGACAGCCAGCCACCTCCTTTTTCTTCAGCATCCCCCTGACCTCACTCGTGCTCTTCTTCCTCAGGAGGAATTTGGGGATAGAGCTCTCCTCCTGCTTCATTCTAGGTTTTCTGGCCGTCTTGGGTTTCTATTCCCTAGTCTACGAAGTGAAGAGGGCCAAGATAGGATATCTGGAGGGTTCCCTACTGGATTTCCTGAGGGCTTTGGCGAGCGGAATCAAGTCCGGGCTCACCCTTTCCGCTTCCCTCAAGGTCACTTCTTCCGCCGATTTGGGCCCCTTCACGCGGGAGACGAAGAAGATGAAAAGGGATTTGAGCTGGGGGATTTCGGCGAAGGAAGCCTTGGAAAGGTTTGAGAAGAGGGTGGCTGATTCTGGAGACATCGTTTATGTGACTAGGGTGATAGAAAAATCGAGCGAGACGGACGAAGACATTTCCGGCGTGCTCGACATCCTCATGCTGGACGTGGCGAACAAGCAGGAACTGAGAAAAAAGAGGGAGGCAGCCCTCGGTTCCTACAAGATCATAGTCCTGATGATGTTCGGTCTTTTCCTCTTCTCCACCTTCATGGTGGTGAGTAGCGTGATGAGCGTGAACAGGGAGGTGGGTGAAACTGCCTTTTCCTACGCTGCGAACGTGTCCACCATTAGGAATCTTTTCATGCATGCAGCCATGATAGAAGGATTTTTTGCCGGTCTGCTGGTGGGACAGACGAGTTCGGGCGACCTGAGGGCGGGATTGAAGTACTCCGTTGTCCTGATGCTCGTGGCTTTTTCTCTTTTCTCCCTCTTCCTCAAGGTCTAG
- a CDS encoding type II/IV secretion system ATPase subunit produces MISEESGSGLLGTLAKLKERLSPGKTERKEEGGQVSLTTSTPPPPAKKSSKDSLETLYEDDFLEELRMRLLQKRIEEKKEFEKYTLFAPPPGYVEEERYWVVRPFAWVAILYNPSKNERLYHVVEPSLTPTEKSLLETLHRDLLDRLPYTEGEDRDLVLKEAVEQILDERGIWVKEETLQKFLYYLKRNYVGYGKIDVLMKDPRIEDISCDGLGIPLFLYHQNYQNLKTNLVFTDSLELDLFVGRLVERAGKQISLGKPTVDASLPEGYRLQATLGKEVTARGSTFTIRKYRKEPFTPVDLIKLGTFSPEMLAYLWLATENKKNIMIIGGTASGKTSTLNALTLFIPPDAKIISIEDTRELFLYQENWVANVTRPAPGEKAITMYDLLMQALRQRPEVLIVGEVRGPEALTLFQAMTTGHTCYSTMHAGSVEEMVLRLEGEPLNVPHHMLSALDIVCLQNLTYFKEVRVRRNQSIVEIGGVDAETGALSINRLFERDNLTDKFRKLGDSLVLAEIAKERGWGPTRLEKELANRKAVLEYMVERDIRKIEEVARVIRQYYFEPEKVLEKIKEEGTSHAPSE; encoded by the coding sequence ATGATTTCGGAAGAAAGCGGAAGCGGGCTGTTGGGGACTTTGGCCAAGTTGAAGGAAAGGCTTTCCCCGGGGAAGACCGAGAGAAAGGAGGAAGGAGGACAAGTATCCTTGACGACTTCGACACCCCCTCCACCAGCTAAAAAATCTTCCAAGGACTCCCTCGAAACTCTTTATGAGGACGACTTCTTGGAGGAGCTTAGGATGAGGCTCCTCCAAAAGAGGATAGAGGAGAAAAAGGAATTTGAGAAGTACACGCTCTTCGCTCCCCCACCGGGATACGTGGAGGAAGAACGCTACTGGGTGGTCAGACCCTTTGCTTGGGTGGCCATTCTCTATAATCCCTCCAAGAACGAGCGCCTTTATCACGTAGTGGAGCCAAGCCTCACCCCCACGGAGAAGTCCCTCCTCGAAACGCTACACAGGGACCTCCTCGACAGACTCCCCTACACCGAGGGCGAGGACAGGGATCTGGTGTTGAAGGAGGCGGTGGAGCAAATTCTCGACGAGAGGGGGATATGGGTAAAGGAGGAAACCCTGCAGAAATTCCTCTACTATCTGAAGAGGAATTACGTGGGCTATGGGAAAATCGACGTGCTGATGAAGGATCCCAGAATAGAGGATATCTCCTGCGATGGGCTGGGGATACCCCTCTTCCTCTACCACCAGAACTATCAGAACCTCAAGACCAACCTCGTTTTCACAGATTCCTTGGAGCTAGACCTCTTCGTGGGTAGGCTGGTGGAAAGGGCTGGGAAGCAGATTTCCTTGGGAAAGCCCACGGTAGATGCCTCCCTTCCGGAGGGATACAGACTTCAAGCCACCCTGGGCAAAGAGGTAACGGCAAGGGGAAGCACCTTCACCATCCGCAAGTACAGGAAGGAACCCTTCACTCCGGTAGACCTCATCAAGCTTGGAACCTTCTCCCCTGAGATGTTGGCCTATCTCTGGCTGGCGACCGAGAACAAGAAGAACATCATGATCATAGGAGGGACGGCAAGCGGAAAGACCTCCACCCTCAACGCCCTCACCCTCTTCATCCCTCCCGATGCCAAGATCATTTCCATAGAGGACACAAGGGAGCTCTTCCTTTACCAGGAGAATTGGGTAGCCAACGTTACCCGTCCAGCCCCCGGAGAGAAGGCCATTACCATGTACGATCTCCTCATGCAAGCCCTCAGGCAGAGACCGGAAGTCCTCATCGTGGGAGAAGTGAGGGGCCCTGAGGCCCTGACCCTCTTCCAAGCCATGACCACAGGACATACATGCTATTCCACCATGCATGCGGGATCAGTGGAGGAGATGGTGCTCAGGCTGGAGGGGGAGCCCCTGAACGTACCCCATCACATGCTTTCTGCCTTGGACATCGTCTGCCTCCAAAACCTCACCTACTTCAAGGAGGTGAGGGTGAGGAGGAACCAAAGCATAGTCGAAATAGGTGGGGTGGATGCGGAGACGGGTGCTCTTAGCATCAACAGGCTCTTCGAGAGGGATAACCTGACGGATAAGTTCAGGAAGCTGGGGGATTCCCTCGTCTTGGCTGAAATAGCCAAGGAAAGGGGTTGGGGTCCCACTAGGTTGGAGAAAGAGCTGGCGAACAGGAAGGCCGTGTTGGAGTACATGGTGGAGAGGGACATAAGGAAAATAGAAGAGGTGGCGAGGGTCATCAGACAATACTACTTCGAGCCCGAGAAGGTACTGGAGAAGATCAAGGAGGAAGGAACTTCCCATGCCCCCTCTGAGTAA
- the malQ gene encoding 4-alpha-glucanotransferase has product MHSLSGFREVQEEGRMRASGILLHFTSLPSPHGIGDLGPWARAFADFLCEAEQKYWQFLPLLPPSSGNSPYHPSSAFAGNVLLLSPEEMVKEGWLTREEALPPPLPHHRVDYPSVLSYKQKLFERAYRSFRKKGAEGFEEFCAGNSWWLEDYSLFTALSKRLGKPWTDWPEGLRNREGEALEKAGEELKEEVEKEKFLQYLFYRQWEELRKYCHRRGIRLVGDLPFYLDHHSTDVWVHKEFFKLDKEGKPLFVSGVPPDYFSPTGQLWGQPVYNWKRMEEGGYEWWVRRMEHAQRMFDLVRVDHFRGFVAHWEVPAGEKTAERGEWVEGPGEELFKETRRKLGFLSLIAEDLGTITEEVVELREKLGLPGMRVLQFAFGEDLPSNIHAPHNHRKDCVVYTGTHDNNTVRGWFEEEATPEVKRRFFKYVGREVRAEEVHVEFMRLALGSVAELAVLPLQDVLGLGKEARMNTPGRAEGNWEWRVEPWLLTVEAVERLVELTELYGRA; this is encoded by the coding sequence GTGCACTCCCTGTCCGGTTTCAGGGAGGTGCAGGAGGAAGGAAGGATGAGGGCGAGCGGTATCCTCCTACACTTCACCTCCTTACCTTCTCCCCACGGGATAGGTGATCTGGGTCCTTGGGCGAGGGCGTTCGCCGACTTCCTCTGCGAGGCGGAACAGAAGTACTGGCAGTTCCTCCCCCTTCTTCCCCCCTCTTCCGGAAACTCACCCTACCACCCTTCCTCCGCCTTCGCTGGGAATGTTCTCCTCCTGAGTCCCGAGGAGATGGTGAAGGAAGGATGGCTCACGCGGGAGGAGGCCCTCCCCCCTCCCCTTCCCCACCATCGGGTGGATTACCCCTCAGTCCTTTCCTATAAACAGAAGCTTTTCGAAAGGGCTTACAGAAGCTTCAGAAAGAAGGGAGCGGAGGGTTTCGAGGAGTTCTGCGCCGGGAACTCATGGTGGCTGGAGGACTATTCCCTCTTCACGGCTCTTTCCAAGAGGCTGGGTAAACCATGGACGGATTGGCCGGAGGGGCTAAGGAACAGGGAAGGGGAAGCCCTTGAAAAGGCGGGTGAGGAGCTGAAGGAGGAGGTGGAGAAGGAGAAGTTTCTCCAGTACCTCTTCTACAGGCAATGGGAAGAACTCAGGAAGTACTGCCATAGGAGGGGGATCAGGTTGGTGGGTGATCTCCCCTTCTACTTGGACCATCACAGTACGGACGTTTGGGTTCACAAGGAGTTCTTTAAGCTGGACAAAGAAGGAAAACCTCTTTTTGTCTCAGGGGTACCCCCTGACTACTTCAGCCCCACGGGTCAGCTTTGGGGACAGCCAGTTTACAACTGGAAGAGGATGGAGGAGGGGGGATACGAATGGTGGGTGAGGAGAATGGAGCACGCCCAGCGGATGTTCGATCTGGTGAGGGTGGATCATTTCAGGGGCTTCGTAGCCCATTGGGAGGTCCCCGCTGGTGAGAAAACTGCCGAAAGGGGGGAGTGGGTGGAGGGACCTGGGGAAGAACTTTTCAAGGAAACTAGAAGGAAGCTTGGTTTCCTCTCCCTCATAGCCGAGGACCTAGGAACCATCACGGAGGAGGTGGTGGAGCTCAGGGAAAAACTAGGTCTCCCGGGGATGAGGGTGCTTCAGTTCGCCTTCGGTGAGGACCTCCCCTCCAATATCCATGCTCCCCATAATCACCGGAAAGATTGTGTGGTTTACACGGGTACACACGACAACAACACGGTGAGGGGGTGGTTCGAGGAGGAGGCCACTCCGGAGGTGAAGAGGAGATTCTTCAAGTACGTGGGGAGGGAGGTGCGGGCGGAGGAAGTTCATGTGGAGTTCATGAGGCTAGCGCTAGGTTCCGTTGCCGAACTCGCCGTCCTACCCCTCCAAGATGTGCTGGGACTGGGAAAGGAAGCCAGGATGAATACCCCAGGAAGGGCGGAGGGAAACTGGGAATGGAGGGTGGAACCCTGGCTACTCACGGTTGAGGCGGTGGAGCGGCTGGTCGAGCTGACCGAGCTCTATGGGAGGGCATGA
- a CDS encoding DUF6114 domain-containing protein, whose amino-acid sequence MVGSRMENIGLGFFNLWDKRRLVLPLFLLLSIFSWVLYILVYNLATFTLAVVSTVFLFTVLLLGTVVVDGIEAGLIPLERVPNVVLGSLLGIGIVFGLLLYLLLLVLKLVPFPPPSFLFALVSTIEIVPFVSLAIVLPPTAGYFLFRERWRRLRANKPFWGVYLGILAAFCCVYPLLPYPDLWFHEMKTLATAGSLILLSLFLLAYPREGATKAVGLIFPFVGFLSWFTCFGGMALGSVLAVLAGACSYSWSPSEKLESRVFEPTLEVVPEETSQPLEVKGEVGTGGSGLEKAVENLLRSLAPSSDTREETPNRGVELAGWRGREKEGGKA is encoded by the coding sequence ATGGTTGGTTCTAGGATGGAAAATATCGGTTTGGGATTCTTCAATCTCTGGGATAAAAGGAGATTGGTTCTTCCCCTTTTCCTGCTCCTAAGCATTTTCTCATGGGTTCTCTACATACTGGTGTATAATCTTGCTACCTTCACGCTAGCCGTAGTTTCCACCGTCTTTCTCTTTACCGTACTTTTGCTTGGAACGGTGGTGGTGGATGGAATAGAGGCAGGCCTCATTCCGCTCGAGAGAGTTCCGAACGTAGTTTTGGGTTCTCTCTTGGGAATAGGGATAGTCTTCGGGCTCCTCCTCTATCTCCTCCTCCTGGTTCTCAAGCTGGTTCCTTTCCCTCCGCCTTCCTTCCTTTTCGCCCTTGTTTCTACCATTGAGATAGTCCCCTTTGTTTCCTTGGCGATAGTGCTCCCCCCCACGGCGGGTTACTTCCTCTTCAGGGAGAGGTGGAGGAGGCTTAGGGCGAACAAGCCCTTCTGGGGCGTTTACTTGGGTATCCTCGCGGCCTTTTGTTGTGTTTATCCCCTCTTGCCCTATCCAGACCTCTGGTTCCACGAGATGAAGACCCTTGCCACCGCCGGAAGTTTGATCCTCCTCTCCCTCTTCCTCCTCGCTTATCCGAGGGAGGGGGCGACCAAGGCCGTGGGATTGATCTTTCCCTTCGTGGGCTTCCTTTCTTGGTTCACATGTTTCGGAGGAATGGCATTGGGGAGTGTACTTGCGGTCTTGGCTGGGGCTTGCTCCTACTCTTGGTCACCCTCAGAGAAATTGGAAAGCCGTGTGTTCGAGCCCACGCTTGAGGTTGTACCCGAAGAGACGAGCCAACCCTTAGAGGTCAAAGGTGAAGTTGGGACGGGTGGAAGTGGGCTAGAAAAGGCGGTGGAAAACCTCTTGCGCTCGCTTGCCCCTTCCTCAGACACCAGAGAAGAAACCCCAAACCGAGGGGTCGAGCTGGCTGGATGGAGGGGAAGGGAGAAAGAAGGGGGTAAAGCATGA
- a CDS encoding matrixin family metalloprotease, which produces MKVLAGVLVLFLLLVLPLPALTASPEEDIFPAKWMGKHKVVDHFGKLSRMVLIRYVGEGLSEPSEVVEIGDPDNDGAVDAYALLGVRWDCSKYPGGVPYTVNPTVAVRFYGLKESEVVGAIRRAFENWDEAVGLELYNNVVTVSRLANVSTKRPDYRNVVTWGRLQRGVVAVTYLWYLTDTGELVDADIVFNSYYRWGIDPDGEGTVYQLSGAFDLQDIATHEVGHFTGLDDLYDEPYWAMTMYGYANFGETHKVSLEPGDVAGAQAIYGS; this is translated from the coding sequence ATGAAGGTTTTAGCGGGTGTCCTAGTCCTTTTCCTCTTGTTGGTCCTTCCCCTTCCTGCCTTGACCGCTTCTCCGGAGGAAGACATCTTCCCGGCGAAGTGGATGGGGAAGCACAAGGTCGTGGACCACTTCGGGAAGCTGAGCAGGATGGTCCTTATCCGGTATGTGGGGGAAGGACTCTCTGAGCCCTCGGAGGTGGTGGAAATTGGGGATCCGGATAACGATGGGGCCGTGGATGCCTATGCTCTCTTGGGTGTTAGGTGGGATTGCTCCAAATATCCCGGTGGAGTCCCCTACACGGTAAACCCCACGGTGGCAGTTAGGTTCTATGGGTTGAAGGAAAGCGAGGTGGTGGGGGCCATCCGGAGGGCTTTCGAGAACTGGGATGAGGCAGTGGGATTGGAGCTGTACAACAATGTAGTAACCGTGAGCAGATTGGCAAATGTCAGTACAAAGCGTCCGGATTACAGGAACGTGGTGACCTGGGGGAGGTTGCAGAGGGGAGTGGTGGCGGTCACCTACCTTTGGTACCTCACGGATACGGGAGAGCTCGTAGATGCGGACATAGTGTTCAACTCCTACTACAGATGGGGGATAGATCCCGACGGCGAGGGAACGGTCTATCAGTTGAGCGGAGCCTTCGACCTCCAAGACATAGCCACCCACGAGGTGGGACACTTCACAGGCCTCGACGATCTTTATGATGAGCCTTACTGGGCCATGACCATGTACGGCTATGCGAACTTCGGAGAGACCCACAAGGTTTCCTTGGAGCCCGGAGACGTAGCTGGGGCTCAGGCTATTTACGGGTCCTAG
- a CDS encoding DUF5305 family protein, whose protein sequence is MLVLLGEDLRTVYLRRERMKKVVKLRFLKRLGKTPFPFLVFLFLLLGSVLLLGYSHSRPERENRTQVLLSYQHRGNYGYVAHLKPNELYDNRLELSTGEGTIYLPLLEYLTLTFNYLFLSTEEGNLSSSYRVEVVLSTPAWSKSYPWLENSVQASGKTLAFSFGLVLDPSWVEERVKVISSETGVSARNYDVRVKTSVRTVAQTGRGRVDETFSPQLTLHFVRDPSKGEYLTAEGLEEKKEGVLTHSEILWRGEIGTLRRISYLLLGFALVGTLLTGWAYFSIEKPKKVEELVEPLRELVVELSEEPKVPEGGTTVRVGRMEDLAKIAEGLVKPILHVRLPSPDGEEHLFLVMDGSVRYEHRVKALGGMVIKK, encoded by the coding sequence GTGCTGGTCCTGCTTGGGGAGGACTTGAGGACAGTTTATTTAAGGAGGGAGAGGATGAAAAAGGTGGTGAAGCTTCGTTTCCTAAAGAGATTGGGGAAAACCCCCTTCCCTTTCCTGGTCTTCCTGTTCCTGCTGCTTGGTTCCGTCCTGCTCCTGGGTTACTCCCACTCCCGACCAGAAAGGGAGAACCGGACTCAGGTCCTCCTCTCTTACCAGCACCGCGGGAACTATGGTTACGTGGCCCATCTGAAGCCCAACGAGCTTTACGATAACAGGCTGGAACTCTCGACCGGGGAGGGGACGATTTACCTACCCTTGTTGGAGTACCTCACTCTCACCTTCAACTATCTCTTCCTCTCCACGGAGGAGGGCAATCTTTCTTCCTCCTATCGGGTGGAAGTGGTACTCTCCACCCCGGCTTGGAGCAAAAGTTACCCCTGGTTGGAGAACTCGGTCCAGGCCTCGGGGAAAACCCTGGCCTTTTCCTTCGGTTTGGTTCTCGATCCTTCTTGGGTGGAGGAGAGGGTGAAGGTGATAAGCTCGGAGACGGGAGTCTCAGCCCGCAACTACGATGTGCGCGTGAAGACTTCGGTTCGTACGGTGGCCCAGACGGGAAGGGGCAGGGTGGATGAAACTTTCTCCCCCCAGCTCACCCTTCACTTCGTGAGGGATCCTAGCAAGGGAGAGTACCTCACGGCAGAAGGGCTGGAGGAGAAAAAGGAGGGAGTACTCACCCACTCTGAGATCCTCTGGAGGGGAGAAATAGGGACCCTACGGAGGATCTCCTACCTCTTGCTGGGTTTCGCTTTGGTGGGCACCCTTCTCACGGGCTGGGCCTATTTCTCGATCGAGAAACCCAAAAAGGTAGAAGAGCTGGTGGAACCCCTCAGGGAGCTGGTGGTGGAGCTCTCGGAGGAGCCGAAGGTTCCTGAGGGTGGAACCACGGTGAGGGTGGGAAGGATGGAAGATTTGGCCAAGATCGCAGAGGGGCTGGTGAAGCCCATCCTTCACGTGAGGCTTCCCTCCCCAGACGGTGAGGAACATCTCTTCCTGGTCATGGATGGATCCGTGAGGTATGAGCATCGGGTGAAAGCGTTGGGGGGTATGGTAATAAAGAAGTAA